From the genome of Nasonia vitripennis strain AsymCx chromosome 1, Nvit_psr_1.1, whole genome shotgun sequence, one region includes:
- the LOC100122059 gene encoding phosphatidylserine lipase ABHD16A isoform X1 translates to MSLIRTLWQCTFSPRLYKFYEVSWVGRLIDKPYEAKGLERWGDQVVISFVTAWSFTIYAIPLIVIALFRRGSPLADAYTISQFVTGAGIILVTSLMARGYSRAKNPTYLKFIKVLDDARSHYNAETKQELGKYDFEFWAWPVDFNISAIEKTDLKPKLTLQNMDASDRALSLRRRDSILAVPCKILSYGIAHTVALKLIYPGSISLVNWAMRGMLLQGRVDLVKIGAERFKLLTSDNNEIDAIFLDRRHKTSNGAILVVTCEGNCGFYEVGIITTPLNKGYSVLGWNHPGFGGSTGAPYPDQEENAIDCVMKFAIHKLGFAESKIILNGWSIGGYTSTWAAMNYPSIHSLLVDATFDDILPLALARMPTSIEPLVRNVIRNHFNLNVAAQLNKYDGRVLIVRRTDDEMICVPDNSLEGNRGNKLLEKMLLRRYPHLFANSPDSFIYLSKLLEAPTFAEKRLILDDREVDQGRCIDLIGQDILANNSTIKYPSSLGRELDSKTKQQLVLYLATMYMEDQNSQHCTPLSTELFHSGWDPMSTIKDK, encoded by the exons ATGTCGCTAATCCGAACTCTGTGGCAGTGCACTTTCAGCCCGCGCCTGTACAAGTTCTACGAAGTTTCATGGGTAGGGCGTCTCATCGAC AAACCGTACGAGGCCAAGGGACTTGAAAGATGGGGCGACCAGGTCGTCATTTCG TTTGTCACTGCATGGTCCTTCACAATTTATGCCATTCCACTGATCGTCATTGCGCTGTTCAGAAGAGGTTCACCTCTGGCAGATGCATACACAATATCTCAGTTTGTCACAGGAGCTGGAATCATTCTGGTGACATCTTTAATGGCTCGAGGATATTCCCGGGCCAagaatccaacatatttgaaatttataaaggTGTTGGATGATGCCAGATCTCATTATAATGCTGAAACTAAGCAGGAACTTGGAAAATATGACTTTGAATTTTGGGCTTGGCCAGTTGATTTCAATATCTCAGCAATAGAAAA gaCTGACCTAAAACCAAAATTAACATTGCAAAACATGGATGCAAGCGACAGAGCATTAAGTCTCCGAAGAAGAGATTCAATACTTGCAGTACCTTGTAAAATTCTGTCATATGGTATAGCTCATACTGTAGCTTTGAAGCTCATTTATCCAGGAAGCATTTCACTTGTCAATTGGGCAATGC gtGGAATGCTGTTACAAGGTAGAGTAGATTTAGTCAAAATTGGAGCAGAAAGATTCAAATTATTAACATCAGATAATAACGAAAtagatgcaatatttttgGATAGACGTCACAA AACATCAAATGGTGCCATTCTTGTGGTAACGTGTGAAGGAAATTGTGGCTTTTATGAAGTAGGCATCATTACTACTCCGTTAAATAAAGGTTACTCTGTGCTTGGATGGAATCATCCAGGTTTTGGTGGCAGTACT GGAGCTCCATATCCAGATCAAGAGGAAAATGCAATTGACTGTGTAATGAAATTTGCAATTCACAAGCTGGGTTTTGCTGAAAGTAAAATCATATTGAATGGTTGGAGTATTGGAGGATACACATCTACGTGGGCTGCTATGAACTACCCTTCAATTCACAGTTTG cTTGTAGATGCAACGTTCGATGATATTTTACCTTTGGCATTGGCTAGAATGCCAACATCAATTGAACCATTAGTACGAAATGTCATTAGGAATCATTTTAATCTGAACGTAGCTGCGCAGTTGAACAAGTACGACGGTAGAGTTCTAATCGTGCGAAGGACCGACGACGAGATGATTTGTGTACCCGATAACAGTCTGGAAGGAAATCGGGGCAACAAacttttggaaaaaatgttgctTAGGCGTTATCCTCATCTATTCGCAAATTCGCCAGACTCATTCATATACTTATCAAAATTACTGGAAGCTCCAACTTTTGCTGAGAAAC gaCTGATTTTGGATGATCGTGAAGTTGATCAAGGGCGTTGTATAGATCTCATAGGTCAGGATATTTTGGCTAATAACTCCACTATAAAATATCCATCATCTTTGGGAAGAGAGCTGGattcaaaaacaaaacagcaacttgtattatatttg gCGACTATGTACATGGAAGATCAAAATTCGCAACATTGTACACCACTAAGCACTGAACTTTTTCATTCCGGATGGGATCCAATGTCTACAATCAAGGACAAGTAG
- the LOC100122059 gene encoding phosphatidylserine lipase ABHD16A isoform X2 has translation MSLIRTLWQCTFSPRLYKFYEVSWKPYEAKGLERWGDQVVISFVTAWSFTIYAIPLIVIALFRRGSPLADAYTISQFVTGAGIILVTSLMARGYSRAKNPTYLKFIKVLDDARSHYNAETKQELGKYDFEFWAWPVDFNISAIEKTDLKPKLTLQNMDASDRALSLRRRDSILAVPCKILSYGIAHTVALKLIYPGSISLVNWAMRGMLLQGRVDLVKIGAERFKLLTSDNNEIDAIFLDRRHKTSNGAILVVTCEGNCGFYEVGIITTPLNKGYSVLGWNHPGFGGSTGAPYPDQEENAIDCVMKFAIHKLGFAESKIILNGWSIGGYTSTWAAMNYPSIHSLLVDATFDDILPLALARMPTSIEPLVRNVIRNHFNLNVAAQLNKYDGRVLIVRRTDDEMICVPDNSLEGNRGNKLLEKMLLRRYPHLFANSPDSFIYLSKLLEAPTFAEKRLILDDREVDQGRCIDLIGQDILANNSTIKYPSSLGRELDSKTKQQLVLYLATMYMEDQNSQHCTPLSTELFHSGWDPMSTIKDK, from the exons ATGTCGCTAATCCGAACTCTGTGGCAGTGCACTTTCAGCCCGCGCCTGTACAAGTTCTACGAAGTTTCATGG AAACCGTACGAGGCCAAGGGACTTGAAAGATGGGGCGACCAGGTCGTCATTTCG TTTGTCACTGCATGGTCCTTCACAATTTATGCCATTCCACTGATCGTCATTGCGCTGTTCAGAAGAGGTTCACCTCTGGCAGATGCATACACAATATCTCAGTTTGTCACAGGAGCTGGAATCATTCTGGTGACATCTTTAATGGCTCGAGGATATTCCCGGGCCAagaatccaacatatttgaaatttataaaggTGTTGGATGATGCCAGATCTCATTATAATGCTGAAACTAAGCAGGAACTTGGAAAATATGACTTTGAATTTTGGGCTTGGCCAGTTGATTTCAATATCTCAGCAATAGAAAA gaCTGACCTAAAACCAAAATTAACATTGCAAAACATGGATGCAAGCGACAGAGCATTAAGTCTCCGAAGAAGAGATTCAATACTTGCAGTACCTTGTAAAATTCTGTCATATGGTATAGCTCATACTGTAGCTTTGAAGCTCATTTATCCAGGAAGCATTTCACTTGTCAATTGGGCAATGC gtGGAATGCTGTTACAAGGTAGAGTAGATTTAGTCAAAATTGGAGCAGAAAGATTCAAATTATTAACATCAGATAATAACGAAAtagatgcaatatttttgGATAGACGTCACAA AACATCAAATGGTGCCATTCTTGTGGTAACGTGTGAAGGAAATTGTGGCTTTTATGAAGTAGGCATCATTACTACTCCGTTAAATAAAGGTTACTCTGTGCTTGGATGGAATCATCCAGGTTTTGGTGGCAGTACT GGAGCTCCATATCCAGATCAAGAGGAAAATGCAATTGACTGTGTAATGAAATTTGCAATTCACAAGCTGGGTTTTGCTGAAAGTAAAATCATATTGAATGGTTGGAGTATTGGAGGATACACATCTACGTGGGCTGCTATGAACTACCCTTCAATTCACAGTTTG cTTGTAGATGCAACGTTCGATGATATTTTACCTTTGGCATTGGCTAGAATGCCAACATCAATTGAACCATTAGTACGAAATGTCATTAGGAATCATTTTAATCTGAACGTAGCTGCGCAGTTGAACAAGTACGACGGTAGAGTTCTAATCGTGCGAAGGACCGACGACGAGATGATTTGTGTACCCGATAACAGTCTGGAAGGAAATCGGGGCAACAAacttttggaaaaaatgttgctTAGGCGTTATCCTCATCTATTCGCAAATTCGCCAGACTCATTCATATACTTATCAAAATTACTGGAAGCTCCAACTTTTGCTGAGAAAC gaCTGATTTTGGATGATCGTGAAGTTGATCAAGGGCGTTGTATAGATCTCATAGGTCAGGATATTTTGGCTAATAACTCCACTATAAAATATCCATCATCTTTGGGAAGAGAGCTGGattcaaaaacaaaacagcaacttgtattatatttg gCGACTATGTACATGGAAGATCAAAATTCGCAACATTGTACACCACTAAGCACTGAACTTTTTCATTCCGGATGGGATCCAATGTCTACAATCAAGGACAAGTAG
- the LOC100122059 gene encoding phosphatidylserine lipase ABHD16A isoform X3 translates to MARGYSRAKNPTYLKFIKVLDDARSHYNAETKQELGKYDFEFWAWPVDFNISAIEKTDLKPKLTLQNMDASDRALSLRRRDSILAVPCKILSYGIAHTVALKLIYPGSISLVNWAMRGMLLQGRVDLVKIGAERFKLLTSDNNEIDAIFLDRRHKTSNGAILVVTCEGNCGFYEVGIITTPLNKGYSVLGWNHPGFGGSTGAPYPDQEENAIDCVMKFAIHKLGFAESKIILNGWSIGGYTSTWAAMNYPSIHSLLVDATFDDILPLALARMPTSIEPLVRNVIRNHFNLNVAAQLNKYDGRVLIVRRTDDEMICVPDNSLEGNRGNKLLEKMLLRRYPHLFANSPDSFIYLSKLLEAPTFAEKRLILDDREVDQGRCIDLIGQDILANNSTIKYPSSLGRELDSKTKQQLVLYLATMYMEDQNSQHCTPLSTELFHSGWDPMSTIKDK, encoded by the exons ATGGCTCGAGGATATTCCCGGGCCAagaatccaacatatttgaaatttataaaggTGTTGGATGATGCCAGATCTCATTATAATGCTGAAACTAAGCAGGAACTTGGAAAATATGACTTTGAATTTTGGGCTTGGCCAGTTGATTTCAATATCTCAGCAATAGAAAA gaCTGACCTAAAACCAAAATTAACATTGCAAAACATGGATGCAAGCGACAGAGCATTAAGTCTCCGAAGAAGAGATTCAATACTTGCAGTACCTTGTAAAATTCTGTCATATGGTATAGCTCATACTGTAGCTTTGAAGCTCATTTATCCAGGAAGCATTTCACTTGTCAATTGGGCAATGC gtGGAATGCTGTTACAAGGTAGAGTAGATTTAGTCAAAATTGGAGCAGAAAGATTCAAATTATTAACATCAGATAATAACGAAAtagatgcaatatttttgGATAGACGTCACAA AACATCAAATGGTGCCATTCTTGTGGTAACGTGTGAAGGAAATTGTGGCTTTTATGAAGTAGGCATCATTACTACTCCGTTAAATAAAGGTTACTCTGTGCTTGGATGGAATCATCCAGGTTTTGGTGGCAGTACT GGAGCTCCATATCCAGATCAAGAGGAAAATGCAATTGACTGTGTAATGAAATTTGCAATTCACAAGCTGGGTTTTGCTGAAAGTAAAATCATATTGAATGGTTGGAGTATTGGAGGATACACATCTACGTGGGCTGCTATGAACTACCCTTCAATTCACAGTTTG cTTGTAGATGCAACGTTCGATGATATTTTACCTTTGGCATTGGCTAGAATGCCAACATCAATTGAACCATTAGTACGAAATGTCATTAGGAATCATTTTAATCTGAACGTAGCTGCGCAGTTGAACAAGTACGACGGTAGAGTTCTAATCGTGCGAAGGACCGACGACGAGATGATTTGTGTACCCGATAACAGTCTGGAAGGAAATCGGGGCAACAAacttttggaaaaaatgttgctTAGGCGTTATCCTCATCTATTCGCAAATTCGCCAGACTCATTCATATACTTATCAAAATTACTGGAAGCTCCAACTTTTGCTGAGAAAC gaCTGATTTTGGATGATCGTGAAGTTGATCAAGGGCGTTGTATAGATCTCATAGGTCAGGATATTTTGGCTAATAACTCCACTATAAAATATCCATCATCTTTGGGAAGAGAGCTGGattcaaaaacaaaacagcaacttgtattatatttg gCGACTATGTACATGGAAGATCAAAATTCGCAACATTGTACACCACTAAGCACTGAACTTTTTCATTCCGGATGGGATCCAATGTCTACAATCAAGGACAAGTAG